A stretch of Lactiplantibacillus brownii DNA encodes these proteins:
- a CDS encoding LemA family protein yields MVGLIIIAVILIVIAAYVIIYNGLVKSRMYTQEAWSQIDVQLKRRNDLIPNLVSTVKGYAKHEKSTLEQVVSLRNQLTQLPAGDHQQAMAVSDQLTSSLKSIFALAEAYPDLKANQEFSKLMEELTNTENKIAYSRQLFNSSAASYNMKLQQFPSNLVAGVHHFKKVEFLAVPEAEKEAPKVSFDD; encoded by the coding sequence ATGGTAGGATTAATTATTATTGCGGTCATTTTAATCGTGATTGCAGCCTATGTGATCATCTATAACGGGCTGGTCAAGTCACGGATGTACACGCAAGAAGCTTGGAGCCAGATCGACGTGCAATTAAAACGGCGGAATGATTTGATTCCAAACTTAGTTAGCACGGTGAAAGGGTATGCGAAGCACGAAAAGAGCACCCTGGAACAAGTCGTTTCATTACGTAATCAATTGACGCAACTGCCTGCTGGTGATCATCAACAAGCGATGGCCGTTTCGGATCAATTGACGAGTTCATTAAAAAGTATTTTTGCGTTGGCCGAAGCGTATCCTGATTTAAAGGCGAACCAAGAATTCAGTAAATTAATGGAAGAATTGACTAACACAGAAAATAAGATTGCTTATTCACGGCAACTCTTTAATTCTAGTGCGGCCAGTTACAACATGAAGTTACAACAATTTCCATCAAACTTGGTTGCCGGTGTTCATCACTTTAAAAAGGTTGAATTCTTGGCTGTTCCTGAAGCAGAAAAGGAAGCACCTAAAGTTTCATTTGATGATTAG
- a CDS encoding baeRF6 domain-containing protein — MDIMVKNDLNQLMQQRDAGPFIAIYLNTEAVLNDLTHRRLQLKQLVTEAQTQLAQHFPKTDFAPFKAQLDALTDDNSFWLQHTGPQTGLVVNAETLRIFDLQIPTENHVSVNSMPPIRPILADRQHQFDFDLLAISETTMAMYHQRQGDFVEVNLPEDAPATMKQALGEEKRGGDLNFNSSPAHGVNYHGHNAKAEERAVDQRNYYLQVDQYVRERSQATQRPLILMGLPANQAMYRKLSKNPYLSQHLMVKRSPNDLTTAEIQTATEPVQTAWHTQLADILLERYDTAKSRQLALDDPFDMITPALHGRIDTLIVAADAQVSGTMTADGLQTTGLALPDNLIDDLVDVVMSKQGQIRIIPAERMPVETAALALLRY, encoded by the coding sequence ATGGATATTATGGTAAAAAATGATCTTAACCAATTAATGCAACAGCGCGATGCGGGACCATTCATCGCCATTTATCTGAATACTGAAGCTGTTCTAAATGACTTAACTCACCGCCGTTTACAACTCAAACAACTCGTGACTGAAGCCCAGACCCAGTTGGCCCAACACTTTCCTAAAACCGATTTTGCCCCCTTTAAAGCCCAACTAGATGCTTTAACCGATGACAATAGTTTCTGGCTACAACATACCGGGCCACAAACGGGGCTAGTGGTTAACGCGGAAACCTTACGAATCTTTGACTTACAGATTCCAACTGAAAACCACGTGAGTGTCAATAGTATGCCGCCAATCCGACCAATTTTAGCAGACCGCCAGCATCAATTTGACTTTGATCTATTGGCTATCAGTGAAACCACGATGGCCATGTATCATCAACGGCAAGGCGATTTCGTTGAAGTCAACTTACCTGAGGACGCCCCCGCCACCATGAAACAAGCCCTCGGCGAAGAAAAACGCGGCGGTGACTTAAACTTTAATTCCAGTCCCGCTCATGGGGTCAATTATCACGGCCATAACGCCAAGGCGGAAGAACGGGCCGTCGATCAACGCAACTATTACTTGCAAGTGGATCAATATGTTCGTGAACGGTCGCAGGCAACTCAACGGCCCTTAATCCTGATGGGCTTACCCGCCAATCAAGCAATGTACCGCAAGCTGAGCAAGAATCCTTATTTGTCACAACATTTGATGGTCAAACGGTCGCCAAATGACTTAACGACTGCGGAGATCCAGACTGCGACCGAACCGGTACAAACCGCTTGGCACACGCAACTGGCTGATATCTTGTTAGAACGTTATGACACTGCTAAATCACGCCAGCTAGCACTTGATGATCCATTCGACATGATCACGCCCGCGTTACACGGCCGTATCGACACTTTGATTGTCGCGGCGGATGCCCAAGTCAGCGGCACGATGACTGCGGATGGCTTACAAACAACTGGCTTAGCTTTACCAGATAACTTAATTGATGACCTCGTAGACGTCGTGATGAGTAAACAAGGCCAGATCCGAATTATCCCCGCGGAACGGATGCCCGTTGAAACTGCGGCTCTCGCATTATTACGTTACTAA
- the htpX gene encoding zinc metalloprotease HtpX, with translation MLFEQIARNKRHTIYVMAAFVVLVAVIGAAVGYVFFDSTVAGLILALVVTLFYIGIMVSESTNIVMSMNHARELHSADDDPELWHIVEDMALVAKVPMPKVFIIEDESPNAFATGNNPEHAAVAVTTGIQARLNREEMEGVIGHEMTHIRNYDIRLQTIALALTAAISLLVNWGLNSFWWGGGRRRDNDREGGNGSVQLILMLVSIVLIVLAPLAASLVQLALSRNREYLADAGGVELTRNPQGLIDALTKIDDSQPMKAADPSSAALYISDPFKAKKSWTHLFDTHPPMADRIARLKKM, from the coding sequence ATGTTATTTGAGCAAATTGCCCGCAATAAGCGGCACACGATATACGTGATGGCCGCTTTTGTCGTGTTAGTGGCCGTAATTGGCGCCGCGGTCGGGTATGTATTTTTTGATAGTACGGTCGCTGGCCTGATCTTGGCCTTAGTCGTGACCTTGTTTTACATTGGTATCATGGTCAGTGAGTCGACAAATATCGTCATGAGTATGAATCATGCCCGTGAATTGCATTCAGCGGATGATGATCCAGAATTGTGGCATATTGTGGAAGATATGGCGTTAGTGGCGAAGGTCCCCATGCCCAAAGTTTTCATTATTGAAGATGAGAGCCCGAATGCCTTTGCGACTGGCAACAATCCCGAACATGCGGCAGTTGCCGTCACGACTGGGATTCAAGCCCGTTTGAATCGTGAAGAGATGGAAGGCGTTATTGGGCATGAAATGACCCATATTCGCAACTATGATATTCGGTTACAGACGATTGCTTTAGCGTTAACCGCAGCGATTAGTCTCTTGGTCAATTGGGGGTTAAACTCTTTTTGGTGGGGTGGCGGTCGGCGCCGTGATAATGATCGTGAAGGTGGCAATGGTAGCGTACAGCTGATCTTGATGCTAGTTTCAATCGTTTTGATCGTGTTGGCACCGTTAGCTGCGAGTCTAGTACAATTGGCCTTGTCTCGAAATCGTGAGTACTTAGCGGATGCGGGGGGCGTGGAACTGACTCGAAATCCCCAAGGCTTGATTGATGCTTTGACTAAGATCGATGACAGTCAGCCCATGAAAGCCGCGGACCCTAGCAGTGCGGCGCTATATATTTCAGACCCATTTAAGGCCAAAAAATCGTGGACGCATTTATTTGATACACATCCACCGATGGCTGATCGGATTGCCCGATTGAAAAAGATGTGA
- a CDS encoding UDP-N-acetylglucosamine 1-carboxyvinyltransferase, giving the protein MKKMIIHGGKRLSGELTIGGAKNSTVALIPAAILADTPVRFDTVPHILDVHNLKIILESMNVHSTFENDVLTIDPTQIIESELPSHAIKSLRASYYFMGALLGRFNRATVTFPGGDNIGPRPIDQHIKGFKALGANVVEKNDSVFISTGTEGLHGARIFLDVVSVGATINIILAAVKAHGTTTIENAAKEPEIIDLATFLNNMGAKVRGAGTDVIRIEGVQSLRSRATHTIIPDRIETGTYLSLAAAIGDGVLLKNVIPEHMESFTAKMIEMGVDLQINEDSIYVPRVGELSPVRVKTMTYPGFATDLQQPITPLLLRANGNSVVIDTIYPQRTQHIAQLRKMGADIHVQDNLIVVGHSAHLQGAHVEAGEIRSGAALMIAGLTASGTTVISRADNILRGYDRVIDKLHTLGADVEIAADEQETV; this is encoded by the coding sequence ATGAAAAAAATGATTATCCATGGCGGAAAAAGACTTTCTGGGGAATTAACGATCGGTGGCGCAAAAAATAGTACCGTCGCACTGATTCCTGCTGCGATTCTTGCAGACACTCCGGTCCGATTTGATACGGTTCCGCATATCTTAGACGTTCACAATTTAAAAATTATTCTGGAATCGATGAATGTCCATTCCACTTTTGAAAACGATGTATTAACGATTGATCCAACTCAAATTATTGAATCCGAATTACCAAGTCACGCAATTAAAAGCCTGCGTGCATCTTATTACTTTATGGGGGCGTTACTCGGCCGTTTTAACCGAGCAACGGTAACCTTTCCTGGCGGGGACAATATTGGTCCGCGGCCGATTGACCAACACATTAAGGGATTTAAAGCCCTTGGTGCGAACGTGGTCGAAAAAAATGATTCTGTTTTTATCTCAACTGGAACAGAAGGCCTGCATGGCGCCCGGATCTTTTTAGATGTGGTTTCAGTTGGGGCAACCATCAACATTATTTTGGCTGCCGTCAAAGCACACGGGACGACGACCATCGAGAATGCTGCCAAAGAACCAGAAATTATTGATTTAGCGACTTTTTTGAATAACATGGGTGCCAAAGTACGTGGTGCCGGTACGGATGTGATCCGAATTGAAGGGGTCCAATCGTTACGGTCACGTGCAACGCACACCATTATTCCTGATCGAATTGAAACGGGAACTTATTTGTCATTAGCTGCGGCGATTGGTGACGGGGTCTTACTCAAGAACGTCATTCCAGAACATATGGAATCCTTCACTGCGAAAATGATTGAAATGGGCGTTGACTTGCAAATCAACGAAGATAGTATTTACGTGCCACGAGTCGGCGAATTAAGTCCAGTTCGGGTTAAAACGATGACCTATCCTGGGTTTGCAACCGACTTACAACAGCCTATTACGCCGTTATTATTACGTGCTAACGGAAATAGTGTCGTGATTGACACGATTTATCCACAACGAACGCAACATATTGCCCAGTTACGCAAAATGGGGGCAGATATTCATGTCCAAGACAACTTAATTGTTGTGGGACATTCGGCCCATTTACAAGGCGCCCACGTTGAAGCGGGAGAAATCCGTTCGGGGGCAGCCTTGATGATTGCCGGTTTAACGGCCAGCGGGACTACTGTCATTTCCCGTGCAGATAATATCTTACGGGGGTATGATCGCGTGATTGATAAGTTGCATACCTTGGGAGCCGATGTCGAGATTGCGGCGGATGAACAAGAGACCGTGTAA
- a CDS encoding CTP synthase yields the protein MTKYIFVTGGVVSSIGKGIVAASLGRLLKNRGLKVTIQKFDPYINVDPGTMSPYQHGEVFVTDDGTETDLDLGHYERFIDINLNKYSNVTTGKIYSEVLQKERRGDYLGATVQVIPHITNAIKEKIMRAGTTTDSDIVITEIGGTVGDIESLPFIEALRQMKSDLGSDNVFYIHTTLIPYLKAAGEMKTKPTQHSVKELRSYGIQPNMLVVRTEKPITREMRNKIASFCDVEPEAVIESLDVKTIYSIPLNVQKQNMDSIVLNHFGIDAPKADMSDWEELEHHVQHLSRTIKIALVGKYVALQDAYISVTEALKHAGYTDDAEIELNKISAEDVTPDNVQDLLGDADGILVPGGFGDRGIEGKITAIKYARENDVPFLGICLGMQMASVEFARDVLNLKEANSAEIDPDTPDNIIDLMADQEDVEDMGGTQRLGAYPCKLKPGTVAAKAYGNEEVVMERHRHRYEFNNKYREAMKAKGLVFSGTSPDNRLVEIIELPTKRFFVGCQYHPEFLSRPNRPEGLFKAFIDAANATGKTK from the coding sequence ATGACCAAATATATTTTTGTAACTGGTGGCGTTGTGTCGTCAATTGGTAAAGGCATTGTCGCAGCATCATTAGGGAGATTACTGAAAAACCGTGGCTTAAAGGTCACTATTCAGAAGTTTGATCCATATATCAACGTTGATCCTGGTACGATGAGTCCTTACCAACATGGTGAAGTGTTTGTCACCGATGATGGGACCGAAACTGATTTGGACCTGGGACATTATGAACGGTTCATCGACATTAATTTGAATAAATATTCAAACGTCACGACCGGTAAGATTTATTCTGAAGTTCTTCAAAAGGAACGACGGGGCGATTATTTAGGGGCCACGGTCCAAGTGATCCCACATATTACCAACGCAATTAAGGAAAAGATCATGCGGGCCGGAACGACCACTGACTCTGACATTGTGATCACTGAAATCGGTGGGACGGTCGGTGATATCGAATCCTTACCATTCATCGAAGCTTTGCGTCAAATGAAGAGTGACTTAGGTTCCGACAACGTTTTCTACATTCACACGACTTTAATTCCTTATTTAAAAGCCGCTGGCGAAATGAAGACTAAACCAACCCAACATTCTGTTAAGGAACTCCGGAGTTACGGGATTCAACCAAACATGTTGGTGGTACGGACTGAAAAGCCAATTACCCGGGAAATGCGGAACAAGATCGCGTCATTCTGTGACGTGGAACCCGAAGCAGTTATCGAATCCTTAGACGTTAAGACCATCTATTCGATTCCATTGAACGTGCAAAAACAAAATATGGATTCAATCGTCTTGAACCACTTTGGCATTGACGCGCCTAAGGCCGATATGAGCGACTGGGAAGAACTTGAACATCACGTGCAACACTTATCCCGGACCATCAAGATCGCTTTAGTTGGGAAGTATGTGGCGTTACAAGATGCTTACATTTCGGTGACCGAAGCTTTGAAGCATGCTGGTTATACGGATGATGCTGAAATTGAATTAAATAAGATCTCGGCTGAAGATGTGACACCAGATAATGTGCAAGATCTACTTGGCGATGCTGATGGGATCTTAGTTCCCGGTGGTTTTGGTGATCGGGGCATTGAAGGCAAGATTACCGCGATCAAGTATGCGCGTGAAAATGACGTGCCATTCTTAGGTATCTGTTTAGGGATGCAAATGGCGAGTGTTGAATTTGCTCGCGACGTGCTGAACTTGAAAGAAGCCAACTCCGCTGAAATCGACCCAGATACGCCAGATAACATCATTGATTTGATGGCGGATCAAGAAGATGTTGAAGATATGGGCGGGACGCAACGTTTAGGCGCTTATCCTTGCAAGTTGAAGCCCGGCACGGTTGCGGCTAAGGCTTATGGCAATGAAGAAGTGGTCATGGAACGACACCGTCATCGTTATGAATTCAACAACAAGTACCGTGAAGCGATGAAGGCCAAAGGGTTAGTATTCTCTGGAACTTCGCCAGACAACCGACTCGTTGAAATTATTGAATTACCAACTAAGCGCTTCTTTGTTGGTTGCCAATATCATCCTGAATTCTTGTCACGGCCTAACCGACCAGAAGGCTTGTTTAAAGCATTCATCGATGCGGCTAATGCGACTGGTAAAACAAAATAA
- a CDS encoding type B 50S ribosomal protein L31, which yields MQKGIHPDYHQVVFQDSTTGFKFISGSTATSDETVEWEDGNTYPLIRVEVTSDSHPFYTGKQKFTKADGAVDRFNKKYGLK from the coding sequence ATGCAAAAAGGAATCCATCCAGATTACCACCAAGTTGTTTTCCAAGATTCAACAACTGGTTTCAAGTTCATCTCTGGTTCAACAGCAACGTCTGACGAAACTGTTGAATGGGAAGACGGTAACACTTACCCATTAATCCGGGTTGAAGTTACTTCAGACTCACATCCATTCTACACTGGTAAGCAAAAGTTCACCAAAGCCGATGGTGCGGTCGATCGTTTCAACAAGAAATACGGTCTCAAATAA
- a CDS encoding UDP-N-acetylmuramoyl-tripeptide--D-alanyl-D-alanine ligase: MKMQVTEIAKAVQATNAEQAWPDVNVTGVAFDSRQLKAGDLFIPLIGAQDGHQFIQNAIEHGAVATLWAQDHADSAPSDLPVILVADTLKALQALGRYYLQKINPKVVAVTGSNGKTTTKDMIASVLSTQFNVTKTHANFNNQIGVPITLLSMEPNTEVVVVEMGMDHFGELDFLSRLVEPDVAVITMIGEAHIEFFGTRDKIADAKMEIVHGLKEDGTFIFNGDEPLLQERSAKVDQRKRTFGLNDTNTLAGSDVQTSRASTSFKASLWPDEAYTIPMMGAYNVNNALAALLVGDTFHIRPTAAQKAIATFVPTENRTEWLTGSDGEAILSDVYNSNPTAAKRVLAAFSAIPTNGKRIAVLGDMLELGDQADVLHASLASELDPTMIQSVYLNGSHMVALAKALATKYPATAIHYYPTAGQPQLIADLKAAIGSDDEVLLKGSHGIHLENVLAALEA, translated from the coding sequence ATGAAGATGCAAGTTACCGAAATTGCAAAGGCGGTTCAAGCGACTAACGCTGAACAAGCTTGGCCTGATGTCAATGTAACTGGGGTGGCTTTTGATAGTCGGCAGTTAAAGGCGGGGGACTTATTTATCCCGTTAATTGGCGCACAAGATGGTCATCAATTTATCCAAAATGCGATTGAACATGGGGCGGTCGCCACTTTATGGGCACAAGACCATGCGGACAGTGCCCCAAGCGACTTGCCAGTGATCTTAGTTGCCGACACTCTCAAAGCCTTGCAAGCCTTGGGTCGATATTACCTACAAAAGATTAATCCAAAAGTTGTGGCAGTGACGGGTAGTAATGGTAAAACAACGACTAAGGATATGATTGCCAGCGTACTAAGCACGCAATTCAATGTCACAAAGACGCATGCCAACTTTAACAACCAAATTGGTGTGCCGATTACGCTATTGAGCATGGAACCTAATACTGAAGTGGTGGTCGTGGAAATGGGGATGGATCACTTTGGCGAACTTGACTTCTTGAGTCGCCTAGTGGAACCAGACGTTGCTGTGATTACGATGATCGGAGAAGCACATATTGAGTTCTTTGGGACGCGTGATAAAATTGCCGATGCTAAGATGGAAATTGTCCATGGTCTTAAAGAAGACGGGACGTTCATTTTTAACGGTGACGAACCGCTGTTACAAGAACGGAGTGCGAAAGTCGATCAACGCAAACGGACCTTTGGTTTAAATGACACCAATACCTTAGCTGGGAGCGACGTGCAAACTAGTCGTGCCAGCACAAGCTTCAAAGCTAGTCTCTGGCCAGATGAAGCGTACACGATTCCAATGATGGGTGCCTATAATGTGAACAATGCGCTAGCCGCACTGTTGGTGGGAGACACGTTCCATATTCGACCAACGGCTGCTCAAAAGGCCATTGCGACCTTTGTCCCTACAGAAAATCGGACAGAATGGTTAACGGGTTCCGATGGCGAAGCGATTTTAAGTGATGTGTATAATTCTAACCCGACGGCTGCCAAACGGGTATTAGCAGCCTTTTCAGCGATCCCAACTAATGGCAAACGGATTGCCGTTCTCGGCGATATGTTGGAATTAGGGGATCAAGCAGATGTGTTACATGCTAGCTTGGCCAGCGAATTAGATCCAACGATGATTCAAAGCGTCTATTTAAATGGGTCACACATGGTTGCTTTAGCCAAAGCTTTAGCCACAAAGTACCCGGCAACGGCGATCCATTACTATCCAACCGCCGGCCAGCCCCAATTAATTGCAGACTTGAAAGCTGCGATTGGTTCAGATGATGAAGTCTTGTTAAAAGGCAGTCACGGGATTCATCTGGAAAACGTTTTGGCGGCGTTAGAAGCTTAG
- a CDS encoding class A sortase, translating into MKPKQHRVLKWLGRVVFVLLIALSLALIFNEQIKSWLVSSYAPTVTTKSVAKNKKKKGNFDFTKVKLLDFQTVAKARLNKSSINVIGSISIPDVDLYLPIGKGVSNETLALAAGTMKADQQMGTGNYALAGHHMIKHGALFSPLYYKSKVGQMIYLSNAKRIYAYKTSERTFIKATDVQVINDVPGQKLVTLITCDKTGAGRLMIQGKYENSWSFSQAPASVQKSFTSHFNNKY; encoded by the coding sequence ATGAAGCCGAAGCAACATCGGGTTTTAAAGTGGTTAGGCCGCGTGGTGTTTGTGCTTTTGATTGCGCTGTCATTGGCATTGATCTTCAATGAACAAATCAAGAGTTGGTTGGTCAGTTCATACGCGCCCACGGTCACGACGAAATCCGTCGCTAAGAACAAAAAGAAAAAAGGTAATTTTGATTTTACGAAAGTGAAGTTGCTGGATTTTCAAACCGTCGCTAAAGCTCGTTTGAATAAGAGTTCGATCAATGTGATCGGCTCGATCTCGATTCCAGACGTTGACTTGTATTTGCCAATCGGTAAAGGTGTCAGCAACGAAACGTTGGCTTTAGCAGCGGGGACGATGAAAGCTGATCAGCAGATGGGGACTGGCAACTATGCGTTAGCCGGTCATCACATGATCAAGCATGGTGCGCTATTTAGTCCGTTGTACTATAAGAGTAAGGTTGGTCAGATGATTTATTTGTCCAACGCTAAGAGAATTTATGCTTATAAGACGAGTGAACGCACGTTTATTAAAGCAACGGATGTCCAAGTGATCAACGATGTGCCTGGTCAAAAACTGGTCACCTTGATTACTTGTGATAAGACGGGGGCTGGCCGATTAATGATCCAAGGGAAGTATGAAAACTCCTGGTCGTTCTCGCAAGCGCCAGCAAGCGTTCAAAAATCATTCACGAGTCACTTTAATAACAAATATTAA
- the rho gene encoding transcription termination factor Rho, which produces MEKILTMHDLEQKTLKEIYTYARDYKIQYYSQMNKKELSLAVLREQDKKRGFVQMEGVLEIIGQEGYGFLRPINYGPSQEDIYISQSQIHRFGLRNGDYVAGQARPPKPNERYYGLMRVGTVNGKDPNEARQRPHFPALTPLYPHRQIKLSTTQQILSTRLIDTFIPIGFGQRGLIVAPPKAGKTTLLKNIANGIMTNYPDAKLIMLLIDERPEEVTDLERSIKGEVVSSTFDQQPQNHVRVAELVLERARRLVEDKQDVIILLDSITRLTRAYNLTMPSSGRTLSGGLDPTAFYKPKRFFGSARNIEEGGSLTILGTALVDTGSRMDDMIYEEFKGTGNSELQLSRELAERRVFPALDLKQSSTRKEELLLSKAALEPVWQIRRSMGGNSLEYTEQLLQFLKHSKTNQDFLHDLGSLKIGGGSVNRRKPRR; this is translated from the coding sequence ATGGAAAAGATTTTAACGATGCACGACCTTGAGCAAAAAACACTCAAGGAAATCTATACGTATGCCCGTGATTACAAAATTCAATATTATTCACAAATGAATAAAAAGGAATTATCACTGGCCGTTTTACGTGAACAAGACAAGAAGCGCGGCTTTGTCCAAATGGAGGGTGTCCTCGAAATAATTGGGCAAGAAGGCTACGGCTTTTTGCGACCAATCAATTATGGCCCCTCACAAGAGGATATTTACATTTCGCAGTCGCAGATCCATCGGTTTGGGTTGCGGAATGGCGATTATGTCGCTGGACAAGCCCGACCGCCCAAGCCTAATGAACGTTATTATGGCTTAATGCGAGTCGGTACCGTTAATGGCAAGGACCCCAATGAGGCGCGTCAACGACCGCATTTTCCGGCATTGACACCTTTATATCCACACCGACAAATTAAACTATCAACGACCCAACAGATTTTGTCGACACGGTTAATTGATACCTTTATTCCGATTGGTTTTGGGCAACGGGGCTTAATTGTCGCACCGCCTAAAGCAGGGAAGACCACTCTACTGAAAAACATTGCGAACGGCATTATGACGAATTATCCAGATGCCAAGTTGATCATGTTACTCATTGATGAACGGCCCGAAGAAGTGACTGACTTAGAACGGTCGATCAAGGGTGAAGTCGTGAGCTCGACCTTTGATCAGCAACCGCAAAATCATGTCCGTGTGGCTGAATTAGTCTTGGAACGGGCCCGACGGTTAGTTGAAGACAAGCAAGATGTCATCATTTTGCTCGATTCGATTACACGGTTGACGCGCGCCTATAACTTAACGATGCCATCCAGTGGTCGGACACTTTCTGGTGGGCTAGATCCAACGGCTTTCTACAAGCCCAAACGGTTCTTTGGCTCTGCCCGAAATATTGAAGAGGGCGGTAGTCTAACAATTTTAGGGACTGCGCTCGTCGATACGGGTAGCCGGATGGACGACATGATCTATGAGGAATTCAAGGGAACTGGGAATTCTGAATTACAATTGTCGCGTGAGTTAGCGGAACGTCGGGTCTTTCCAGCACTGGATTTAAAGCAATCCAGTACGCGTAAAGAAGAATTGTTACTCAGCAAGGCTGCATTGGAGCCCGTTTGGCAAATTCGGCGGTCAATGGGTGGCAATTCATTGGAATACACTGAACAATTGTTGCAATTTTTGAAGCATTCTAAGACCAATCAAGACTTCTTGCATGATCTGGGCAGCTTGAAAATTGGCGGTGGTTCGGTGAATCGGCGCAAGCCACGACGGTAG